Genomic segment of Edaphobacter bradus:
ATCTCACTGGCATTTGATCGGGGGCATCGGTGTGAATCGGTATCGGGCCTCAGCAGAAATGTTCCACGTGGAACAAAAGTTTTCCACACGGCCCATCGCGCAACTCCTGTAGATATTGCGTCGCTTCCCGTCTTCCACAGGTTCTCCACAACCGCACGGGTTCTCCACAAATCTCTTGCATTGCCTCAGGACTCGGGTCTCTATACCCTTCAACTAAGCCGATGATCACGATTCACCCAGCCAACAAAAAACCCCGCCCGGTGCAAACGACGGAGCAGCCTAGCGCGGTGGCTCTCGCAGATGAAACCCCGAAGGATGAGACCCCGAAGGCGATCCCTTCCAGGGTGATTGCGGTCGTAAACCAGAAGGGCGGCGTCGGCAAGACCACTACAGCCATCAACCTCGCCGCTTCGCTCGCGCTCGAAGGACTCGCCACGCTGCTGATCGACTGCGACCCCCAGGCCAATACCACCGGAGGCCTCGGCTTTGGCCGCGAGGACGGCCGCGCCAGCGTCTATGACCTGATGATGGGCCACGTCCCGGCCGATAAGATCATTCTTCCCACGGAGATCGAGAACCTGTCGCTGGTCCCCGGCAGCAAGAATCTGATTGGCGCCAATATTGAGCTGGTCGGGCTGGAGCGCCGCGAGTACCGGCTGCGTGAGGCCATTGAGCCAGTCCGAGCCAACTACCCCTTTATTCTGCTCGACTGCCCGCCGGCTCTCGACCTGCTGACCCTGAACTCCCTGGTGGCCTCGGATGGGCTGCTGGTTCCCATGCAGGCGGAGTACTTTGCGCTGGAGGGGATCTCGGAGCTGATGAGCACGCTCGACCGCGTCTCGCAGGCGTTCAATCCGACGCTCGCGCTCGAAGGCGTTCTGCTGACGATGTACGACGACCGGACGAACCTCTCCCAACAGGTCTCCGACAACCTGCGGTCGTTCTTTAATGACAAGCTGCTCAAGACGACGATCCCGCGCAACATCCGGCTGGCGGAGGCTCCGAGCCACGGCAAGCCGGTCGCGCTGTACGATCCGCGATCGCGCGGGGCCGAGGCTTACCACGAGCTGGCCCAGGAGATTCTGACGCGAAACAACGTTGAGAGCCCCGAGGCCGTCAAGCGCAAGGCCGAAGCGGAGGCCGAAGAGGCTGCAGCGAAGGTTACGAAGAAGGATAAGAAGGTCCGGTTCTGGCCGTATACGAAGTAATTCGGACAAGCTGCTCGTTTTCGAATCGCTTTCTACAAGTAATTGATCAACACAGAGATAGAGATACAGATGCCAACAGCTACTCAGGACCCTAAACGCCGCGCCCTTGGAAAGGGCCTGGAATCCCTTCTACCGCAGCGTCCCGTCAATATTGCTGCCTCTGCCGCCGCTCCTGTGGAGGTTGCGGGCAAGCCGCTGGAGATTGGGCTGGACCATATTGAGCGCAACCCGTGGCAGACGCGCAGCCGCTTCGATGAGGTACAACTGGCGGAGCTGGCGGCGTCGATTACGGCGACGGGAGTTGTGCAGCCTATTCTTGTCAGGCCGCTCATAGGAGGAAAGTATCAGCTCATCGCCGGTGAGCGACGCCTGCTGGCCTCGCGCAAGGCGGGAAAGACGACGATTCCGGCGATTGTGCGACAGGTTCCGGACGAGCAGGTCCTGGAGATGACGATCGTCGAGAACCTGCAGCGGACGGACCTGAACCCGATGGAGCAGTCGCGGGCGTATCAGCGGCTAAGCGAGGTCTTCCACCTGACGCAGGAGCAGATGGCGACGCGCACAGGCAAGGATCGGGCCTCGGTGGCGAACTTCCTTCGTCTGCTGCGGCTTCCGGAGGGCGTGCAGACCAAGGTGGAGACGGGCGAGTTGAGCTTTGGCCATGCGAGGGCGCTGCTGGCGCTGGACTCGCCGGAGCTGATCACGTCGGCGGCGCAGAAGGTGCTGGCGCTGTCGCTTTCGGTGCGGCAGACGGAGAGCTATGTGCAGGGGCTGATCAATCCGGAGGCCAAGGAGAAGAAGGCCGACAAGGCGGCGCAGCAGCCGGAGGACCCCAATGTTCGCGAGGCGCAGGATACGCTGCGGCGGCGGCTGGGACTGAAGGTGAGGATCGAAGACAAGAAGGGCAAGGGCAAGGTGATTATCGAGTACTCGGGGCTTGAGGACTTTGATGCGATCATGACTGCGCTCGGCGGGTGAACGTGCGATGCCCCTCCCATGCCGCGATGAAGCTGCGGCATGGATGGGGCACCCCGGCGAAGAAACTCGTTCCCCTAGAGATCAACTTGCAAAGGATGTGAGAGATCTTCGCAAGACTACAAACACACCGAATACCCAAATCCAAAAGCTGATCCAGCAAAACAAACAGCAGTGGCCTGAGATGAATAAGACTCAATGAGTCTAGGAGCAAAGCATGACGAACTCTGAGTTTGTAAATGCTCTAAAGGTCCAAACCAGCGATGCCGCCGTATTCGGAACCGTGGCAAATCTTGAGCGTCCACCTGGCAGAAAGCCTCGAGAACGAGATGTGACGCTTTCGAAGTGGTACGGGAACCTTACCAGTTCAGATAAGGCGTTCGTCAATACGGTCATACGTGAAGCAGCAGAGTTGGCGGTGTTCAGTTTCTTATGTGTTCTAGATGGTGTTTCCGCGATAGAGGACGGCCCTGAAAAGGGAGATTTGCGTCTCATTTACACGAAGAATGGTATCGAACTCTTATTGAACGGCTCATCGCAAGAGTTCTTGCACGATTCATACAATGCACTGTGTCAAGCATCTGATCCGATTGCTCCAGAACGACCGGAAGTACGGGTGTATGAGGTAGACTCTGCCCAGCATCTTAGAGAGAAGCAAACGTCAGCCGACGGAATGGATCTACATTCAGTATTGCCGATTACCAGCAAAACTCCTGTTCCTGAGGCTCCCTCTATTGCGTTACCCAAAAATGAACACCGCAAACTGTAGGAAGCACATGGGACTCGGTAGCCATGGCTGGGTGGCCCATATCTAAACCCGGGTGGACTGGGTGGCGATGCTTGAGTTCTTCAGATATCAGGTGATTTTTTTATTTATGTAACTAATTTAGTTACATATTTTTCTTGTGCTGCGGCGCAAGGTGGAGGAGATCAGGTATCTTCTCTTTCCTGGGGCGAGCATCGTTGTGCGGCGCAGTATGGGCGAGTGCGGCTGCTCCCCTTACAGAATCGTCAATCGTGCGTCTCCCAACTGCGAATTGGGTGTTCATAGATTTCCATATTGACGCGCTTGCCGCGAAACTTTACGCCCTCCATAGTGAGCCGAAGGCGTTGTTCGGCTGCAGCTTCACCTTTCAGCTTGATCTCGCCGCCGGCACCGACGATGCGCTGCCAGGGCAGTCCGTGGAGAGGAGCATTGCGTAGCAACCGTGCGACCGCTCGGTGGTACAAGGGATAGCCCGCGGCAGCAGCGACTTTGCCATAGGTTGAAACTCTGCCCTTGGGGACAGAACGAATGATGCGCCGAAAGGCGTCGTCGCGCTGCTCATTTTTGCGAAGACCGTCTTTCAGGATCCTTCGCTTGAGATTTTGCGGAACCATCGGGGAGCGCATGAGCAGAACTGTATCAAAGGCTGGTGCCGCTCCCAATTTGTAACCGAGTTGTTATAAATCTCCTCATGCTGGGCTACCTTCTAAATCCAGACGTAAAGCGCTTGTTTGGGATGAAGGACGGCGAAACCGAGGACTGGTGGACGTTCTGAAACGACCTACATGCTCAGGTGCGGAGTGACAACCTCAAAGGCAACAGCAGTCCCCTTCGGGATGACAACTAGAACAGTAACCGTGAAGTAAGGTCCCCGGCGGTAACAACTGAAAGTGATAAAGTGATCGTCGCCTTCATGTTGATAACGACTTAGGCCCGACGGCATGGATGAATCTTATCGAGAGTCGGAACAGAAGAGGAAAAAGCGTATCGCGCTTTTGCGCGATTGGCCCACATCTGGCGAAAAACGCCAGATATGGGGCACCCAATTGGTGGCTCAGTCAGATGTCGGCAACCCAGTCCGACAGTGGTGGGCTGCATAATAGACGCTAAGTAATTCACAAGTAGAGGCAACTGGCAAATGGCTACGCTGATTCAGCGCATCAAACGGTATCGATTGTTGGCGATATTGTTAGTAATTGTCTTCCTTACTATTAAGGGATGTGAATTGTTCCCCGAAGCCACATTCACGTTGGCAAACGATTCGAGACTGCCGAAATGGGTTACACTCCCACCGGAACTTACACGCGCCAATGCTTCGCTCACTATGAACTATTACGCTGTGCCATGGAGAACTGCGCAATTTATATTCCGAGATAAGAATGGACATATTCTGAAGAAAGAAAATGGCAAGATGAGATGCAGAGCGCCTTTCGAGCTAGAAAATCCCCCACAAGGATTTCCCTCTGGTTACCCGGCTTATGAAGCGATAACTGTCCACGGCATAACAGAAATCATCGAACATAGAAAGATGGAGCCAATCTTTTATGTAACCGATGATCCTGCCGTTTGGAAACAATATGAATCGATTGGGTGTTAGCTGCTGCAGGCCGTACTGTCCTTCGGTACTAACCGTGTAAGCGATTTTTCCAACGGCGATTTTATGGCTGGACTGTACAGCGAATCTACGAAGCACGTTGGCTCTAGGGCAGGCGCGGCTATTCCGCTTGAGCTCGGCGGCGGGTACGGCAACGGCAACTGCGAACGCGAAGGACGCTAAGGTTGCGCGAAGGACGCACCGGCAGTTGCGAGGGTCTGCGAGCAGTGGATTGAGCGAGACACTAGAATTGATGCATTGCGTTATTTGCTAGAGAGGATTTTGCGCGTCTGGCGCAGACATGAGACCTTCCGCTTTCGTATTCCGCTATCGCCTTCTTGTTCATGCTGTGATCTTTCTGCTTGCCTTTACCGTGCCGTGGGATAGGTGGCTGCGGCTCGATCTCGACGCGAATGGCTCGACGTGGCTTCTGCTCTCGACGTGGACGGCGCGTAATCACTGGCTCTCGTTCTCTGCGGCGACGGTTGCGTTTCTGGTCTTCGGGGCGGGGTGCGCGCTGGCGGCGGCGCTGCTTCGCACGTGGGCCGCAGCTTATATCGGATACGCCACAGTGCAGTCGCCCTTGCTGCACGGCGACCGCGTGGTGGCGGCCGGGCCATACCGGTATCTGCGGAATCCGCTTTATCTCGGCACCATCGTGCACACGTTTGGCCTTGCGCTGCTGATGCCTCCGAGCGGCGCGATCTTCGCTCTGGTGTTCGTCACAGGCCTCGAGCTTGTGCTCATTGCCTGCGAGGAGCCATTTCTGACGGCGAAGCTTGGCGATGCGTATACGGCCTATCGGGCGCGGGTTCCACGGATTGTTCCGGCGCTCACGCCACGGGTTCCGCAGTCGGAGATGCAAGCGCACTGGAAGACGGCCTTCCCCGCCGAGATCTACTACTGGGGCTTCTTTCTTACGTGGCTGGTTGTCGGATGGAAGTACAACGCCTCGCTGATGACGCAGGGAGTGTTGATCTCGCTGGGGGTCGCGCTGGTGGTTCGGGCGCTTCTGCCTCGGCAGGCGGAAAAGGCTTAACAAGCGATCGGCACCCGGCGACGGCCGGAGAAGAAAGCGTACCTCAGCGGCTAAAGCCGCCTTCTTGTTGCGACAGGTACGGCACGGCTGAAGCCGTGCCCTTAAGCAAAACGAAATGCGTGGCGGTGGACTCCCTACTTCCCACCCTTGTCGCGGTGAGGCTGCGACAAGGATGGGGCACCCGAGCTTTGTGTGCGCTCTGGAAGAGAAGAGCAGATTCCTCCACCCCGCTTCGCTCCGGTCGGAATGACAAACGGAAAAAGTGGTCGGAATGACTACTGGAAAGAGTAGTTGGACAAAAAGAGCCCGCTGCCCCCTGGGAGGGACAACGGGCTGAGGTTTGACTTCATGCACTCACACACTCTGGTGCTGGCAGCCTGAGGCTGCACGCATAAACGAATGGGGAGGGCCCTACGCCGCACGGCGCTTGCCCGCTGCCGGCGGCGTTTGTGTGACTACTTCTTCGCCGGAGCGATGGTGTCCTTGGCAACCTTGGCGACGCGGAACTTCACCACGGTCTTGGCCTTGATCTTGATGGTCTCGCCGGTCTGCGGGTTGCGGCCGAGACGAGCCTTGCGCTCCGCCTTCACCAGCTTGCCGATTCCAGGAATGGTGAACTCGCCGTTCTTCTTGGTCTCCTTCACTGCGGTCTCGGCCAGCAGATCGAGGAACGCGGTGGTCTGCTTGTTGGTGAGTTCGAGCTTCTCCGCCATGTGACGGACGAGGGCTGTCTTGGTCAATCCCTTTGCCATGTGTGTTACTCCTTCTTACGTAATCAAAGTGTGATGCATCGGACTTGCTCGCCTTGGCCCGTAAAGCAACATCTTCGCTGCCGCATGGTGGAACTCTGCGAAATCGTCAATGTTCATGCGGGTGCGGGGAACCGTACCGCATTTCACCTTCATCCTTTCTACACGCTTTGTCAATCAGATTTCACCAGTTTCCACAGGTTTTTTCGTTTTTTTCTTGGTTTTAGGGGGTTTTAGAGGTTTTTAGGGGCATTTTGGAGCCTATGGAAGAACAATCGGGCGACTGAGGATTGACAAAGCAGAAGGGCAACGGCGAACGCAGAGAGCGCGAAGGTAGACGCAGAGGACGCGAAGGATCCTGCGATGAGCCTGCGAAGGATGGAGCGCCGGAGCTGGGTGGCCCTCCAGGCGAACAGCAGATTCCTCGGCTTCGCTCGGAATGACAAGCAAAAAAGCGAAGGATCCTGCGGATAGACTCTTTCTCTGTGTTCTTCCGTGATGATCGGTGGTCGATTACGTGGTCGATTAAAAGAGCGGTTTTCGCGGCTTGGGGATGAGCGGAGCGTTGAGGAGCTCGACCATGGGGGCCGCAGCTTTGAAGCGCACGATGACCTCTTTGAGGAAGGTGGGCTGCGTTGCGGCCTCGGCTGGGAGATTGGCGAGGACTCCCCACTGACGGCAGCGGATGAGGTCGATCGCGGGGTCGTCGGGGGCGAAGCCTTTGGGCGGGCGGGTGAGTGGCAGGCCTTCGAAGGGCTGCATGAGCGAGCGGAGCTTTTTGTTGGCGAGGATCTTGCGGAATTCGGCGTGGTGGTCGACGAGGTAGCGGCGGATGGCGAGGAGCTGTTCGCGCTCGGGCATGTAGACGCCAGCGGCTATGACGACCTCGGTGGCTCCGACGTGGAGGTAGAAGCCTCCTCCGGAGGTCTTCTCGAGGCCGGTGCGCGCCCACCAGGCTCCCTGGTGCGTTTTGTAGGGGTGCTTGTCGGGGCTGAAGCGGGTGTCGCGGTAGATACGGAACAGGGCCTTCTGCGGGGGGCGGACGTTGTCGGGCGCGAAGGCGAGCATCGCCTCATTGACGGCGGCGACGAGCGCGAGCATGGGGGCCTTGACCTCGCGCTCGTAGATGGGCTTGCGCTCGTTGAACCAGGCGCGATCGTTGTGGCGCTTGAGGCCGCGGAGGAACTTGAGGGCTTCGGGGGAGAAGTGGGTGGGCATTCCTCTTAATGATGCACCGGGGTTGAGGCGGGTGCGGAGAAAAGAATGGCCCAGACCGATTTCGGCGCGCTTTGCTCCTGGCCACTATCGAGTTCATAACGTTCGAGAATTGTCTCAACCACTCTCTGCGAGACAGTTCGCCACCGGCTGGAGCGATTTATTGGAATAAATCCACGCGAACTCAGTTAGCACCTGCAGAAGACGCTGTGACGCCACCTGTTGGACGAACAGACCTCATCGTTCCAGGAATTTAACCCACTGGCTGGGGTCCCGGCGCAACATCACTGCAAAAACGGAGAGGAAACGCATGAAGACGGAAATCCGACCATCCACCTTGTCATCTGAGCCTGGTTCTCTGTCGTTGACAGAGGACGCTAACGAAAAGTTTGGCCGCGTTGTGCGGCGACGGTCGTTCCTGAAAGGGATGGGTATGGCCACCGCAGCAGTACCGGCTGCCGTGCTGTTACCGGCTGGGGCGCTCTTCACCGAAGCCAAGGCTCATGCGTCAGAACCCCAGCACGGGGGCAAACTTTCGCGGGGAGATGCAGCTATCCTCCGGTTTCTAGCCGCGGTAGAGCTGATCGAGAGTGATCTTTGGGTACAGTACAACGAGCTCGGAGGAGTCAACGGAGGCAATCCAGCATACATCGCGGCTCTTCAGAATCTCGATGGCGATATGCCTCAATACATCAGCGACAACACAGACGATGAGTTGAGTCACGCCGCGTTCCTTAACGCTTACTTGGAGTCTAAGGGCGAGGAGCAGGTCAATCTCGATCAGTTCAGGACTTTGCCAAGCAGCCAGGCGACCGGGGCAAAACAAATCGGGCGGCTCACCAACCTGCTGAATCTCAATGTGGATCTGAGTTGGTACACGCGCTACCGCAGCAAAGAGAATCCAGATCTCGGCGCGACTTTCAAAGGGCCGTTCTCCATTACGAACGAGCCCGCAATTCCCCTGAATGACACTGACACTCCTCCCAACACTGCACAGCCTGCTCCTCCAGTAACTCCAGCGGCCCGCCGGATGCAAGCGATCGCCAACACGGCGGGGTTTCATTTTGCGTTTATCGAGCAGGGTGGATCGAGCCTTTATACAACGATGGCGCTCAAAGCCAGCGATCTTGAGGTCCTGCGAATCGTGGTCAGCATCGGCGGTGTCGAAGTAGACCACTTCTCGCTCTGGCACGACAAGGCCGGCAACGCGGTGGCGCAACCTCTAGCTGGGCTCGTCGATCCGGAGACCGGGCTAACCTTCCCGGACCTGAATGCACCGGCAACGGAACTAACCAAGACGAATCTGATCCTGCCTGAACCGTGTGACTTCCTCAAACAAGAGAAGCTGCCCCCTTGCTCAGTCATCCGACCGTCCCTGACAGAGAATGGGGGCGCGGTGGCAACGATCAAGGCTTTCACAGATGATCTGCTCTTCGCTGGCCAGTCCAATGAATTCTTTCATTTGGTAAGGCAACTAGCCAGCGAGGCGGATGCGGCACAACGTGAATTGTGAGGGTAATTCCTTCGACCGAACCACGACGACCCGACGCCATCGTGCAGCTCCTGGCGAAGATTCTTCGATCGCACTTAGTCTGCTGACAAGTTAGCGACGACCGGCTTATACCTCCTCTACTCTCTTCCGCCCCCGCTGTAGCTTTCTGTGTTTCAGCGGGAATAAATGAACCCATCGCCAGTTATCTGAGTGGGCACAGTCTCGGAGCTTCAGAATTTCGCTGAGTGTTCTGCCACTCGAGTCCGCATTCCTGCCCACGTAAGAGAAGGGAGATCTATGAAAATGGCACGAGTCTTGTGTGCACTTGCGCTTTTTGCCGGCCTCACTACCCTCCTGATGGAGGGTAGTGAAGCGAGAGCTGAAAGCGATCAGGATCGAGGAGATCGATCCTCCGATCAGGCAGTCAACCCGGTTGTCCAGTGGAACAAAAACCTCCTGGTCATCGTTCGTACTCGGGGAGCACAGCCTCCAACCGTCCACGCGACGCGCAGTTTCGCGATCATGCATGCTGCGATCTATGACGCGGTCAATGTTATTGACAGAAGTCACAAGCCGTATCTCATCCGTTTAGCACGCCCGCAACGAGATGCTTCCCTCGAAGCAGCAGCAGACGCTGCGGCGCACGAAGTGCTGGTTGCGCTGTATCCGGCATTCAAGGCCACACTCGATGCCGAACTTCAGCAATCATTGGCGCAGATTCCGGATGGACAGGACAAAGCTGTAGGCATTGACATAGGGCAGACAGTGGCGGACCAAATCCTGGCCTTACGAAGCACGGACGGCGCGAATTCCAATCCGATTCCCTATGATTTTGGAAACGCCCCGGGAGACTACCAGTCGACACCGCCAAATTTCCCTCCACAACCGCAATTCACGCATTGGTCTCACGTGACCCCTTTTGCCCTTGAGCATGCGAACCAGTTTCGCCCTGGTCCGCCTCCGGCGCTGATCAGCGATAGCTACAGCGATGCTTTCAATCAGGTCAAATCGTTAGGAATGTTCGACAGCACGACGGCGACGGCTGACGAAATGTTAATTGGCCAATTCTGGAATGGGGCCATTCAGAACTATTGGAATGAGATCACGCAGACGGCCTCGGTGGCGCATGGCTTGACGACGGCTGAGAGTGCCCGCCTGTTTGCCTTGCTGAACCTTAGCCTCGCTGATAGTGTGATCGCTTTCTACGACGCCAAATACACGTACAATTTCTGGCGTCCGGTAACCGCCATTCGTGCTGCCGATACCGACAACAATCCAGAGACGGTAGTTGACACGACGTGGCTGCCGGAAGGCGGCAAGAACACCGCCCCGGATCCGTCCTACCCAGGTGCGCACGCTACGATCAGTGCTGCCGGGGCAGAGGTGCTGGACTCCTTCTTCAAGAGGGACGATTTCGATCTCAACGTGACGTCAGAGGTTCTACCTGGGGTAGAACGTTCATTCACGAGCTTCTCCGCGGCGTTCGACGAAGCATCCTTCAGCCGTGTTTTGGCGGGACAACATTTCAGCTTTGACGAGAACGCTGGCGGTCGATTGGGTCGTGAGGTCGCCAATTTTGTCGTCGACAACTTCTTAACCAGTCGAGAAAGAGAGGGAGAGGACGACAGGTAGCTCCTGTTATGTCCTCAGCTACGGGCTCTCGAATCGCGCAACGCGTCAGACCTGGAACATACCATCTGACGCGTTGCTCAGAGAATGTGAGTTGGGCTTTGCCTACCCGACCTCGAGCAGCAACCTGTTCAGCCAACACAAGCGCGTTTGTGAGGACTGATGTGACTGTATGCTTGTGCGCATGCAGAAAAGATCTGATACGCGCACATCAACTTCGCCTAGACAAACGATTGTATTGGTTCTGGCTGGCCTTTTACTTTGCGTGCTCACCATTCAGCTGGTCCATGTTGCACGACTCTTTTCCGCTAACTGGGACGAGGCGCACCACCTCTATGACGGCTACGCGATCCTGACCAGGCACGACTACCGGGCGAACGCCGAGGTGCCACCGCTTGTGAAGGTGATGGCCGCCCTGCCCCTTCTACACTTACATCCTTCGTTGCCGGGGCAATTGAGCACTTCCCAAACGCAGAACGCATTTCTGGCTGGCCGGGCCTTTGTTTTCGGCAATGGCGGCGACCGTCTGCTCTTTCCGGCCCGCATGGCCTGTATGCTGTTTAGCCTAACGACAGCGCTGCTTACCTATGCAGCAGGGCGGACCTTCTTTGGTGCACTAGCTGGCCTCTGCGCATTGTTTCTGTTCGTCTTTGATCCCAACGTCCTTGCGCACGGCACCCTGATCTCCACAGATATGGGTAGTGCCTGCTTCATCCTGGCCGGTGTGTATGCCTTCTATCGCTTCGCAATCCAGCCGGGTTGGAAGTGGCTGCTCGCTGCGGGTCTTCTCGCGGGACTTGCCATGGTTGCGAAGTTCACCGGAATCCTGATCGCGCCCATGCTGCTCGTGATTGCGGTGGCGGAGGGCATCCGCAAGCGCAGCGCTGTTGTGCTTGGAAAATTGTTGGCCGCTTCCATCGCGATTCTGGTCTGCGCTTGCCTCGTCATTTGGATGTTCTACGGGTTTCGCTACGCGCCGGCTACTGTGGGTCTGGACCTCTCTCCCTCATTGGCGCCCTATCTTGCATCAATGCCGCACAAAAGCGATGGGGCAAAGCTTGCTCTTCTCGCTCGCTTCCATCTGTTACCGCAGGCCTACCTCTGGGGACTGGCAAATACCAAACACACGGAATGGGAGTACACAAGCTACTTCCTGGGACGCGTTTACAGGCATGGTCCCTGGCAATACTTCCCCTTGGCCTTTCTGATTAAATCCACTCTTCCGCTGCTGATCCTGCTACTTCTTGCTCCGTTGGCGCTGCGCAGCTCCAAGCAGGGATACGGCCGGGAGCTGATCTTTTTGCTGGTTCCGGTGGGCGTCTACTTTGCCGTCATTACAACGTCACACTTCGACATAGGTGCCAGGCACCTGATGCCCGTGTATCCATTTCTCTACATCATCGCGGGAGCCGCAGCCGCCATGCTGCTGCGCCGAGGATCCGGATGGGCTGCGCTGGCCACGGTCTTGGTTATGTGGCAGATCGTGACCACTATGCGGATCGCTCCGAACTACATGGCCTATGGCAACGAGGCATGGGGTGGTCCGCTCCAGGTACGTCGCTACCTAAGCGACGCCAACGTTGACTGGGGCCAGCAGCTCAAGACCGTGAAGCAGTATCTGGATCAGAATCACATCTCAAACTGCTGGTTCGCCTACTTCCCAGACGGCGCAGTGCAGCCGATAGACTACGGCATACATTGCAAACGTCTGCCCACGCCCAGCGCCCTATGGTGGCTCAACTTGCCCATGACCGTCCCGCCCCAGATCGAGGGCACCGTGCTGATTAGCGAAAGCGTTCTCGATGGCGTGGAGTCCGGCGATGGAGCTCTTAATCCCTACGACGCGTTCCATAAGCTGCACCCTGTCGCTATCCTTCAAGACGGCGTATACGTTTATCGCGGAACCTTTTCTGTCCCGCTCGCCTCAGCCTTGGTAGATGTTCGCCGCTCCAGAGAACTGGCGCACGCCGGGCAAATAGACCAAGCATTACAACTCGCGCAACAAGCTGCCACGCTCGCACCGGACTCACCCAGGGTACAACTCCAGCTAGCCGATGTACTGGCTATGCAGCAACAATGGCGTGAAGCAGCAGATCACTACCACCTTGCGCAAGTGGCCCTGATGCACCAACGGCCAGATCTGCAGGCGGAAGAGCTCGGTCCACCAATTGAGCTTGGGCTGAAAAACACCCTCTCAAGTCGCTGACAAGTCAGTCCTGAGCAGCGAACAGTCGCGCGGGCGTGGG
This window contains:
- a CDS encoding vanadium-dependent haloperoxidase, with translation MKMARVLCALALFAGLTTLLMEGSEARAESDQDRGDRSSDQAVNPVVQWNKNLLVIVRTRGAQPPTVHATRSFAIMHAAIYDAVNVIDRSHKPYLIRLARPQRDASLEAAADAAAHEVLVALYPAFKATLDAELQQSLAQIPDGQDKAVGIDIGQTVADQILALRSTDGANSNPIPYDFGNAPGDYQSTPPNFPPQPQFTHWSHVTPFALEHANQFRPGPPPALISDSYSDAFNQVKSLGMFDSTTATADEMLIGQFWNGAIQNYWNEITQTASVAHGLTTAESARLFALLNLSLADSVIAFYDAKYTYNFWRPVTAIRAADTDNNPETVVDTTWLPEGGKNTAPDPSYPGAHATISAAGAEVLDSFFKRDDFDLNVTSEVLPGVERSFTSFSAAFDEASFSRVLAGQHFSFDENAGGRLGREVANFVVDNFLTSREREGEDDR
- a CDS encoding ferritin-like domain-containing protein — translated: MKTEIRPSTLSSEPGSLSLTEDANEKFGRVVRRRSFLKGMGMATAAVPAAVLLPAGALFTEAKAHASEPQHGGKLSRGDAAILRFLAAVELIESDLWVQYNELGGVNGGNPAYIAALQNLDGDMPQYISDNTDDELSHAAFLNAYLESKGEEQVNLDQFRTLPSSQATGAKQIGRLTNLLNLNVDLSWYTRYRSKENPDLGATFKGPFSITNEPAIPLNDTDTPPNTAQPAPPVTPAARRMQAIANTAGFHFAFIEQGGSSLYTTMALKASDLEVLRIVVSIGGVEVDHFSLWHDKAGNAVAQPLAGLVDPETGLTFPDLNAPATELTKTNLILPEPCDFLKQEKLPPCSVIRPSLTENGGAVATIKAFTDDLLFAGQSNEFFHLVRQLASEADAAQREL
- a CDS encoding HU family DNA-binding protein produces the protein MAKGLTKTALVRHMAEKLELTNKQTTAFLDLLAETAVKETKKNGEFTIPGIGKLVKAERKARLGRNPQTGETIKIKAKTVVKFRVAKVAKDTIAPAKK
- a CDS encoding ParA family protein, producing the protein MALADETPKDETPKAIPSRVIAVVNQKGGVGKTTTAINLAASLALEGLATLLIDCDPQANTTGGLGFGREDGRASVYDLMMGHVPADKIILPTEIENLSLVPGSKNLIGANIELVGLERREYRLREAIEPVRANYPFILLDCPPALDLLTLNSLVASDGLLVPMQAEYFALEGISELMSTLDRVSQAFNPTLALEGVLLTMYDDRTNLSQQVSDNLRSFFNDKLLKTTIPRNIRLAEAPSHGKPVALYDPRSRGAEAYHELAQEILTRNNVESPEAVKRKAEAEAEEAAAKVTKKDKKVRFWPYTK
- a CDS encoding methyltransferase family protein: MRPSAFVFRYRLLVHAVIFLLAFTVPWDRWLRLDLDANGSTWLLLSTWTARNHWLSFSAATVAFLVFGAGCALAAALLRTWAAAYIGYATVQSPLLHGDRVVAAGPYRYLRNPLYLGTIVHTFGLALLMPPSGAIFALVFVTGLELVLIACEEPFLTAKLGDAYTAYRARVPRIVPALTPRVPQSEMQAHWKTAFPAEIYYWGFFLTWLVVGWKYNASLMTQGVLISLGVALVVRALLPRQAEKA
- a CDS encoding ParB/RepB/Spo0J family partition protein; this translates as MPTATQDPKRRALGKGLESLLPQRPVNIAASAAAPVEVAGKPLEIGLDHIERNPWQTRSRFDEVQLAELAASITATGVVQPILVRPLIGGKYQLIAGERRLLASRKAGKTTIPAIVRQVPDEQVLEMTIVENLQRTDLNPMEQSRAYQRLSEVFHLTQEQMATRTGKDRASVANFLRLLRLPEGVQTKVETGELSFGHARALLALDSPELITSAAQKVLALSLSVRQTESYVQGLINPEAKEKKADKAAQQPEDPNVREAQDTLRRRLGLKVRIEDKKGKGKVIIEYSGLEDFDAIMTALGG
- a CDS encoding MGMT family protein — its product is MRSPMVPQNLKRRILKDGLRKNEQRDDAFRRIIRSVPKGRVSTYGKVAAAAGYPLYHRAVARLLRNAPLHGLPWQRIVGAGGEIKLKGEAAAEQRLRLTMEGVKFRGKRVNMEIYEHPIRSWETHD
- a CDS encoding DUF2461 domain-containing protein, translating into MPTHFSPEALKFLRGLKRHNDRAWFNERKPIYEREVKAPMLALVAAVNEAMLAFAPDNVRPPQKALFRIYRDTRFSPDKHPYKTHQGAWWARTGLEKTSGGGFYLHVGATEVVIAAGVYMPEREQLLAIRRYLVDHHAEFRKILANKKLRSLMQPFEGLPLTRPPKGFAPDDPAIDLIRCRQWGVLANLPAEAATQPTFLKEVIVRFKAAAPMVELLNAPLIPKPRKPLF